Within Marmota flaviventris isolate mMarFla1 chromosome 13, mMarFla1.hap1, whole genome shotgun sequence, the genomic segment TTCCCTGAGACTTGCTGTGTAATGGTGTGCTTATCCTAGCAACACCATAGAAGGCATTGCATTTTTTTAAGATGGTAGAGTTTATGGTTACTTCATGGGCACTTTCCATACCTACTCTTCCCAAAGCAAGAGCCGCTCTTGAGCCTGCAACATTTTTGAAGTGGAAGGCATTCTTCTATGATGAATGTGaacagcaggaggatcacaaccaCACCGCCAATGTTAACCTCCCAGCTGAATGCTTGCAGGGAGGGGGAATCTATGGTTCCCATGCGGTACAAGCCACAAGTTGGCCAAATTATTTCAATTAGGTTTGACACTGTGCTTTAAGCTGGGGAGGTACAGTTTCCATACAGGGCTTAAGGCAGAAAAGCCACTGAGGACTTGTCACAGTTTTTTGACACAGTATACAAGGCAATAGAAGGAAAGGTGTCTCATGAAGGAACCTGGGTGGCCTTAGCCAAGGAGTTGATCTGAGACAGACTAAATAAGGAACATAGAACAGCAGTGGTGCCAGTACACAAATTCACACTGGATGATGGGATTTTGGGCCACCAAGGATATAGGGACACAAGGGGCTCAAGACTCTCATGGCAGTTGCATAAAAGCAGTACTAAGGAGGCTTGCAGACAGCTAGTCATAGACTGCCAAAATGTGCACGTTTTTTCCCCATTGGTTTTTACAACCTGCTGGAGTGAATCCCTGAGGGTTAAAATTGAATGCTTTGTGGCAAAGAGTTGTcactcatttttcctcttttggaaatttaaattagATTCATGTAATCATTGATATCTGTCAATGCTGTGTGCTGAACAGAGTCTCCAGAAGAGAAACCACAAAAAAACCCATCATCTcccatttattaaaatgttctgaACTATGGATGTTTTCATGTCTATTAAAACTGACAAAGGTACAGTCTGTACTACTAGCAAAACATttcaggtgggctggggatgatTAGCATATACAGCACTTAACTAGGATCCCCTACATCCCACAGGATCAAGACATCATAGAAAGGACTTACAGATCGTGCTCCAAGCCAGAGAGTGCAAATGATACCAAGTCCCCTCTCTCGATGCCTTGAACAAAAccttatttgctttaaattttctttcaatttcaaaattttctatggAAACAGAAGCCCATTAAAATAGGGCCTCCCTCACGGGGCCCTCCCATCTACCTATGGTCTCATGGAAATATCCCATCACAAATTCATGGCATGGTCCAGGGCCCCTCATAACCAAGGGTCAAGGGTTTGCATATGTAAACAGGAGCCTCACCCCATCTGGGTGCCTGCCAGAAATATCCCGCAGAGCTACCAACCAAGAGGTTGAAGGAGCTAACTCTGGAGGGAAAACCTTACAAGCAAAAGACTCAACACAAATAGACCTCACATCAAGTAACCTGGGTGATCTTAAAGGTCTTGTTGAACAATCCACCAGATTGTCCTCTTTTCCTGGTGGCAACCCCATCCCTGAGCCTATTATGATGGTGGTCCTACTGTGTGCAATGCTCACTGACAACAGTGAAGCCTCCCATAAGGTAAATTGGGCTTTGGTCTCTAGGCCATTACCTTTAGCAATTGCTAATTGGGAAAGGGCTTTCCTTAAGCTCTTCTCTAATAATTCCAACCTTATTGATCCTGAGCTATCCATCCAGGAGGTGACCATACCCTGTAATGCCAGAATTTCCACACCAACTCTGCCCTTTGTTTCTCcatagtttaaaataaaacctatgaTCCAGTCAGTCCCCTGTTTTACTATTGCCCATGAAACTGTTGTAGATAACTATAATCAAGCATATGTTGGGCTATCTCTCACTGaccttagagttatagttagtgcTACCTGTAGCCATAGACTCCCCCATGGCAAGTGAAAGAAACCCTTGCGGTCAACATGTCCAACAATGCTTTTTGGAAAGCCCCCCTCAGATAATGATAGCATGCCGTAGACTCAACATGTCACTGCCATACCTCATCTTCTTGATAAGAGGAACTTCTCTGGGGAAGAACAACATCTATGCACCTGGGTGGGTGCAGCTCTCTGGAATGTAACTGATGTGCCCAAAAACCATATGGATCACTGCAGTACCTGCTTCATGGGACAAGCTGTTACCAACTGTTATGCAGGAACCCAGTATGGCATAATGGGTATCACACCTAAATTGCTAGCTACTAGCTGCATCAAATGGGCAGCAgctggatggatgaatgggtctATAGTGAGTCCAGACTCTGACCATGGATTTGCCTTGTGCCAAATTACACCCATATCCACGATGCACAAGCTTGTGTACACCACCCTTTGCCATGCTAATCATCAATGATACTGATGGCATAAATATCACTCATACAGAGATCCCTTATGCAGTCAGTACATCCTGCTGGCTCACAAATTGTCTAACTCCTgctatgaaaactaaaattatatttatcctTAGAGTGTCCCCAGCAATCTGGCTTCCAATGAACCTCTCCAGATAGTGGAGGAGTCCTTGGGACATAGAGATGAAGAACCTTCTGAAGGAGATCCTGCACTGGACAAGGCATGCAATTAGCCTCATCATTGCTGGGATTATCGCCCTGGTAGCCACCCTTGCCACCATAGCCACTGTCACTGCTTTGCTCACTCTGAGTGTCCAGACTGCTCAGACTGTGAACAAGGTTCTAGTGCCATGGCAGAAGCCCTTGCCATTCAAAATGGCCTAAATAAACTGTTCTGAGTTGCTATTTTAGTCATTCAAAAAAATAGACCTCCACCAGGAATAACTAGATATCCGGTTTATGTTGCATATCTCACTTGTGACCCTGAATTCCATAGCATTTGTGTCACCCAATATTCTGTGTCTGAAAATGTAACCTTACACTGCTCTCATTAATCTCAGTATATTAAGGGGGCTTGGGATGCTGACTATGTTATGACCATGCATAACCTTACCAAGGCAATTGTCAAAACCAATGAGATTAATGTGTCTATCTTGAcaacctcctctttcctccaggGATTGACTgaacattggaaaaacctgagagCCAAATTAACTAAGCCGCATAATGCTATCAAACTGGCCCTACTgcttataataatgataatatttttttgcATTGTGTGACACTTATGTAATCCTGTGAAGGCCGGGGAATGGAAAACAGCAATGCTGGCTGAAATCCTTGCAGCACAGTCAGAGGGGGGAGATGTGGGGACAaatgcatggagtactgcatacatggcatatgttaagggcatcttggtggcaggccactccccagTGCTAGGCATGTGAGTAGCAAGCCCCTTACCCAGTGGGCACAGCCCTGGGTATAAGGGCATATATTGCAGCCTTGTGCTTGCTTCATGGCCCAATCCTAGATTGTTCTctgcaaggacagttggccaTAAATTGTAttggctgcctataatctgctaAGCTACTgcctgaaacacacacacacacacacacacacacacacacacacacaaacacatggtAACTGCctaataaaatcagacctgctttctgcttggtctctggaggttttgattagtgactctgcagccacactctcctctataccctgttccgtggacctcctAGGTGAACAAGAGAGCCCGTGCATTCAAAGATGTTCCATCACCTGCTATGACTGCAGCTCACAGCCTCCAGCTCTGtctctgtttttctatttattttcaagtgCACTTTTGTGTGATGCCACAGCTTGGATCCTGAAATCTTCAGTATGGAAGTCCTGGTGCACATAAGCAGTAACATAAAAAACTCAGGTGACCCACGTGAGAATGGAGTGGGGAAGAGGGTGCCTATCAGACATTGTAGAGAGAGGATCTTCAAGCCACAGGAGGCATGAGGAGACTCTGCCCAGAATTCAGGCATCATGACATGTGGAATGGGTATGGGCTAATTTGAACTTTGGATGGAAGTGAGAGAACTTGGGGTTTCCACATGATTgggacagacttttttttttgtcaaaggaACTTGGAGGAAATTTTTAGCACACCTCTCCCCAGATGGCTGTTATCCAGAACAGAATCCAATCAAGGGGCAAGTGAAATGTTCCACTGGGGACTCCATCATCCTGTGCTCCCCAGTGGGATCCTGTCATCTAACTATAGACACTCAAATGAGAGGCTGCAGAAAGATGAGATCACCACACCCTTTCCTTAAAAGTGTGCAGGTTATTCTCAGGTGCACCAAGTGGCCAGCATCCATCCATCCAAGCTCTTCTCTGTTTCCCTGGATGTAGGCTGTGAGTACATGGGCTtctaggaggagggaggaaggggcaaaCTGGGTCTCCTAGTGAGGGTTTTGGTAGCTTTAGAAGAGCCATCCAGCGTTAACCACGGCACCCAGCCAAACAACTGTGCTCTGTGAAATGCAATGAAGGAAATCTTCCTAGGATGTGTCATTCTTTAGTTTTGAGACTTAGAAAATTACTCATTGTTTTTACTTAAGAAATTTCCTCTATTTTGGGGTCCTATTTAATTTTCTCTGGACAGTTACATATGCTATctgtgctagctcctgttttctaAGTTATTTAGTCCTATACAAATAATCAGAGAAGTACTCATGTTCCCTGTCTCCTTTTTATTAAGTATGCTCAGCTTGGCTTCTCTCATCTTCCTGAAAAAACTGGAATGCTCCTTGATATGCGTCTTTCTAAATTTTCaggaattaaaaagtaattttacatAAACCCGAAAGTAACAGGGGTGACCTTATATTACGACAACCATGTGTTGTAATTTCTCAGGAAATCTTCCTTGTCCTACATTTAAtctctcaaattaaaaatgaatggtgCCTCTCCATATTGTGTGTTCTGCCCAGTAGCCAATTTCGAGTGAGGGGGCAGTGGTCCTGTGTCACCTTCACATGAAAAGACAAGTGAACCTGATAGTGGTTTCTTTTTCCTTGCCCCCCaaaggaatataattttcaatagTTGAGCAGGAAAAATATATGGTACATTCATTTGgtctctttttattattcattttaaaattctccctCCCATTTCCCTCATAATGGATGTGTCTGATAGGCATTCTGTTAGGGAGAATATTTGGAAAAGTTGATCCTCATTCTGTTCAGATGTCTGTGCTCACATATTTTAAGTTCAAATTTTTATGCAAATGCAGTTACAGAACCAGTGTGAACctatctccttttctttctctttaagcAAATTGAACTTGACTCATGTCATTATTAACCTCATCAGGGAAACAGAACCTCCTGCAGGTATGTTGGGTTTCCTAGTAAGGACAGCTTAGTGTCTGCGATGAAGCTCCTTTGGAGTTTCTTGTTGCTGTTAGAAAAGTAACTTTCCTTATACTGAACCTGAAGACAGATTTCAAGCTCTTGTTAATTGGGTAGTCGCAGCTGGGAACCCTGAGCTTTACTTAAATCTTTCCAATTTTGGGGAACAATGGATGATCATCAAGCAGATTTTTCAGGAATACCCATCACTCATTTACCCAAATAATATACAGGCTTTCCTCCTTCATATTCCTGTAGCTTGTACAGTTCACAGTGGCTTTTCACCCAGAATAGCTCCTGGCTGATAGTGGTTGTGCCCTTCCTGATATGCAAGCTGTTTCTCCTTAGTGCTCTTCATAGTTTCCCAGCTAGAACTGTGATGCAAAGTACTGCTGGCTGCCCAATTTCCCCTCAGTCCCAAATTGACATGAAGCAGGACCAGCCCCCCTCCCAGGAATCAATTGTTCATCTTTAGTTAACATAAAGTAAGTGATGGGAGAAGGGGGATGCTTAAGtacatgaaaagacaaaacaaattatGCCcctctgttgttgttgttgttattattattattattattattattattattattattattattattattccaaggtttgaacacaggggtgcttaaccactgagccatatccctagtcttttaatattttatttagagacagggtcttgctacaaggcttaggtcctcactaagttgctgaggctagtctcaaaaaTACAATTCTCTTGCCTCGGACTCCCACGCTgtggggattacagatgtgcaccaccatgcccaatccATGTTACTTTCCCTGTGATTTATGTCCCCCTCTGTGGACTGTCCAGTATTTTTTAGAATAGTTTGCtttctcttgtttaaaaaaatgatcatttttcttcGAACAGTATGTTTCCAAGTACCATCACTGTGTTAAGAGCCTTAGTTGAGGAGGCCCCTTGAACACATTGCAGATGGAATAGGAAGTTCTCATCTTGTCCCTGAGCCTCTAGACTATTCTGTGCTGAGTGGCAATTCTCATGGCTGGGAGAGGACATGCCTGGTGATTTAGTTTAGCTTGTATTATGAAGGGCTCCTGATCACCAGAATGCTTTATAATATAAAGGAGATATTAACACAGACATAGCTGTATACTTACCTTTAGAATACTTACATATCTCATAATATTTAAGTGAATAAAGCCTATGTGTTTGATGAATATGATAAACGAATACATCAGTATGTGATCTAAACTTTGGACAGAAGCTGGGCTCAGTTGTGCATTACTATAATTCCAGGGGCAATGTTGAGGCAGAAGcataatttcaaagccagcctcagcagtctagaaaggccctaagcaccttagccaaaaccctgtctctaaattttaaaaagaggtggaATGGACTGAAAATGTTGGTCTGTGATCAGGTACCCCAAGGTACAAACCCcggaaccagaaaaaaatatgaacataccTGGATAAATCTAGAAACACTTGATGTCTCCTTCTTTTGCACAGTTAGTTTTTGCAGTTAGTGTGTTCACTTACTCTCATATTCACTGGGAGAaaggagatttctttttcttgctacCATGCTGGAATttcactttcagaaaaaaataagagtttctGGTCATTTTAAAGCAACAATGAACTGAGGTCTTAATTTCTGCATGGTAAGGGAAATTCATGGCTTCTTCTAATCCCTGCTTTCTCCAAAATGTCTACCTTTGCACAAATAGATTTTTAAGTAACACTGAAAATAACTTTATCTAATTCTCAGATGTACAGATGATTAAAATGTTACTATAAATTTTATACTGGTAGGTGTTTGAGTGGCCCCATGTTTTCAAATCAATTAAACATAATGAAGTAAAGTCTCCATTTTCCAGAAATAGCATAAAAGAATGCAACTTCAGcactatcattttaaatttttattgtagaatgttgtaaataaatgataatatatgtatagatatagaCAGGTAGATAGGTGATAgacaggtagatagatagatagatagatagatagatagatagatagatagacaggcAGATAGATAGAACCCTAGGAACTCTGAGCTTTACTTACATCTTTTCAATTCACAGAAACAATGTTTAATATACATATTGTAAAGACATTCTGTAAATCTTCACCAGTACATatattaccttaaaataaaaaggtatatgAAAAGAGATATGCATCAGTTTTACGTATAAGGACATCATAGAATAACAGGGCCATGTGCCTGTGGTCATCTGTGATCCATGAAACAGCTAACAGATGTGCCCTTATGTATAATACTTCTAGTGTCTTTCCCAAGCTTGTCCTGGGAGCAGACCAAATATGCtaatgagtgaaaaaataaaattgtcattttgcTTATTCACcccatttcagaaaaaaatgaacgtttaccataatttttaatagaattttccTTTCTGTGAAATACTACATGTCCTCACTCATGTAGGGAATGTAAACATGTTGCCCACATAGAAGTGCAGCTCAGCAGAAtatgggaaggggcaggggaaggaggaTTCAGAGGAGGGGTGAGGGCATCAGGGCACAGCTGCAGGGCTGGAGGTCAGCAGTTCTCATGTCTACAGCTCAATGTGGTCACCAGAGTCTGCATCAGGTGATTACATGTGACCAAATAAGGGTTTTGAGACTCTGCACACTTAGAAATCATACAATTTGagaaaatcaaaatgttaatTCCCCAGTGTGTTCAGGAAGCAATGTAAATATGTATTGACTTCTAATACGAGATTCCCTAAGTCCAGATATTATGTCagctaaaagttaaaattaaaaaaaaaaaaaaagatctgcatTTCAATGTTTAAAGGAAGCCTGTACATTACACTCTGAGTTCTCACGTGGCACCAAAAATGTTCACACATCTTTAAGATGTCCGCTTTCTTTAGCACTTTTGgtttttctaccagggattgaatccagggctcttTACCTATGaggtacatccctagcccaagtttaatttattattttgagacagggtctcaccaattCACTATCTGGCCTTGAACGTgacatcctcctgtctctgcctcctgagtagctgggatttcctAAGTGTCTTTTACATCCATAGGCTCATGAACTAATTTAGCTTTAAGACTTTGTATTCAGGTGTTATTTTGGTTCAGTATGTGAATACACAAATTACATCTCATTTATTACTTATAGGAGATGCTTGGGTTAAAGTAAATACATATGTTTTCCAAGAAAATATTCTGCCAGTAAGTCATTATAAAATTCTCTAGAatcagagctggagatgtagttcagtagtagaaaaTGTATCTGGTATATGTGAGGCATCAATATAGTAAACTCAAGTATCAATTTTACATGTGGACCCCTTGAGTCGGGAGAAATGTAATTGCATTCTTGAAGGAAGACGGAAAACTTGGACTCCAAAAAAGACTCTTATTTCAAAGTTAAGTTGGATACTTACACTGTAATAAATTCCTCAAGTGGAGTAAATGTGTATCTATTTTAACTGTGGTTCTGTTTACCACAATAATTCCACATATTtaaggattttttgttgttgttgttttgttttgatttggtactggggcttgaactcagggaaacAGAACAAGCATgtcccatccccagccatattttgtgttttatttatagacagggtctcactgagttgctaagtcatcacagttgctgaggctggcactgaGTTCACAATCCtgtagcctcagcctcccaacctgctggattacaggagtgtgccgtCATGCCTGGCTACACATATTTTAGTAGAAGAATATTGAAATGTATTTATGCTAGTATTTGATACTGGACTTGGATCACATAGGTCAAATTGTGatttcataacaaaaataattaacatagATATCTGTGTAGAGGAATCAAATTGTCCTAAAATCCACTCAGTTTTCTCTGAACAGAGATTCCCAACAGATTGTAATTCTGGTAATTTTTTAGCCACTCTGAGTTGGTGATAGAGATGATCAACTATTAAGAGATTTCTATGAATGAGGATCTGCAGAAGTCTAAAAAATTGAACAATTCCACAGAGATCTTACTGCACAGCAAGCCTTCCCTGTATGGAAAACATGCTTCATTCTGTTCCATGCATGGTATGTACAGACGTGATGAGGTTTTGTTCAGCTTATAGATGAGACAAGCCCAGAGCCCAGGTGCATGGGCTTCTCAAAATTGAATACTTACACTTAAGTGGAAGATTATATGGGTATATTCAAGCCATCTGACTTCAGAGGTTGCAATACTTAGCATTTTCTCTGTGAATACATGAACAAAATGCATGTGTTCATGAACAAACCAGAATAAAGGTAACAGGAAGCTAACGTAAATATGCATGGCCTAAGACATTGAGAATCTTTGCTTAGGAGggttttctttctaattaaacCTACATAATTTCAATTGACCCAAAAGTACATAGTCCTTACTACAGGAAGGACACATACTTCACCCTTGCAGTCAGATATCACCAAGAAAGATTCAAGGTTGTGTCAGGGAAAGATTTTCTATAACATTGGAGCTTGTGAATAAGAAATATATGACAGATGTGATCATTTTTAATGCTCAGGAAATCCTTTGGTACTTTGCATAAAATGTAATCCAGCCTTGATTGGGAAATGATGGgaaaagagagaataaagaatGGTTTCCAGGGAGTGTCAGCAAAACTTCAGTTAGAGGGGAAAGGGGGCATTGGGATAGGCCAACAAATTTTCCTCCTGGCAACATTGTTGGCTGAATTGgatgaaatttaatatttgtgataatgaattttcttatttttctccctaaGGCATGTACTTCATGATTCCTTACCCCAAAGGATGAGAAAAAACCACATGGTACATAGTGTTATTAACTTAAGAAGCACCTTTTACTCTGAAGTTGGGATTGGGATCTTGGCCAACACCATCCTCTTTCTGTTCCACATCATCAAGTTCCTGTGTGACAAGAGGCTCAAGGACACGGACTGGATCATTGGTCTCTTGGCCCTAACCCACCTCCTGATCCTGCTCAACACAGAATCACTCTGGTGtggattttatttcctctgtATGTGGGATATCTGGATCATTCAGTGGATATATTTATGTTTCTTGAGAAGCCTCCACactgatctttattattattgtactaatttacattcccacaatAAATAAgcttttttcctccacatcctcaccagcatttaattttgcatttttgtgaCTAACTCACTATTCAACTGGGGACCGGGGAACAGGTCACTGTCAcgatgatttgcatttccccaatgaaTAATgacattgaatatttaaaaactaccTGCTGGCTCTCCTGATCCTTCACCCCTGGGTCCATCAGTTGGAAGAATTACTATTGCTAAGAATCCAACTCCATGCAAATCATCAACCATCCCCTATCAAAATCCCAcctatttttttccacaaaagcagaaaaaaatccaTCCTGATAGAcatagaaatttctttctttcttttttatttaacaaaaaggaaaaaaaaaaaagatttattactTTGCTAGTCAAAAAGTCTGGGGAACTCCCATCCCAAAGGCTGTCAACTTGGGGTTgacaccacgtaaaaataaaatccagatattgtgtccacctaaaactaaaaaataaatatatttatttttttaaataaaatgaaataaaataccccATTTCCTGTACTCCTTCAACACAGAGAGTACACGCACCAACCACTCCATGGTTCATTGGGACAAAGCTGGGTGGTGGCTCATGCAGGGGACTGATCCATCATGCAATGATTAAGCATTGACGATTCTTTCCCCACAAGCCTTTCAAAAAGGTGACACTGTTTTTCAGTACAGATGAAAACCAAAGGACTGATGGTTGCATAGCCATTGGCCActatcatctagatacagcaacAAACAGGGTCGTTTTTCCACATGGTTCTTAAGGAGGAGACAACACAGTCCAAAAGGTATATGAGTATGAAGAAACCCAGGAGAAGCAGGATGGTCCTAGTGGCCCTCTTTTCTGGGGAGGCTTTTGGAGACAGTCTGGTGGTGTGGAGGTGCTGGCACTGCCTTTTATGCCTACACAGGGGGATCACCATGTACCCACTGGAGAGGGCCATGAGCCCTGTAAGGACGATGTCCCAAAATGCACCCAGGGCGGTAAATAAATGCCTGAGGAAGTAGCTCCTGTGTAATATTGTGCAGGAGTCACTGAGAAACATTAGATTGGGTGACGTCCCATTGGAGTCATCAACCACAGAGATGGAGAAGTGGGCGCTGAAGGACATATAGAAGACCCACAGGAAGAGAAGGGACCTCATGCTGTCCTGTGGGGACTTAGGCTTGAACTTTGCCAAAGgggagcttctggggctgagggtgaTAGCCTGCAGGACACTCAGCAGGCAGGTGGCAGAAATGTACAGTCCCCTCATTAACCTGTACCAGTTGGTGACTGATTTGCATCTGATGTCACCCCAAAGTCCCTGTTGAGGTGACAAAGTGTCTGCAGCTAGGAACCCTATGGTGAGCAGCATCGGTAGGTGGGTCAGGGCCAAGAGACCGACGATCCAGTCTGTGCTCTTGAGCCTCTTGTCATAGAGGAACTTGATGACGCAGAACAGAAAGAGGAGGGTGTTGGCCACGATCCCAATTCCCACTTCAGAGTAAAAGGTGCTTCTTAGGTTAGCAACACCATTCAGCTCGGGGTGTTTTTCCATCTTTGGGGGCAAGGCTCATGGAGTACATGCcttaggagaaaaggaagaaattcatTATCATAAGTATTAAAATTCATCCATGTCAGCCAATACTGTTGCTACTAGGAAAATTTCTGGATACTCAATGTCCCTTTCTCCCACCAATATGTAAATTTCCATAGCAGCCTCTGGAAGCCATTCCtcctctcttttcccttcattgTGCAACCATACCTGGATTCTATTTGATGCAAATTACTGAACTTTCCtttagagattaaaaaatgaCCATATATCCTAGAAATCGTTCCTTGGGATTACCTTGAGTTTTTCATGGGGATATCTTGCTGCAAGCGAGATTTCTTGTTCTGTTTCTATCCATCCTCATCCAGGAATATGGCATGTACACTAAACTGTACAATATTTGgtaaattaaaatcatatatgtTGCATTGGGAAGAAGATCCTCCAAAGCAAAAAGAGTCAGTCTCTTGGACGACCCAAATTCACATTAGCTTTCTGTTGCCTTCATTCTGGTTGGTTTAGGAACACAGGTGATTTTCTTAGCACATTCTCCCAGAAAATACGAAGAATTGCACACTTTGAAGTCAGATGCCTTGAAAGGATCAATAAGATCTGCCATTTAAAGGGTGAGTATCTGACCTTGAGAAGCCGAGGAGCCTGAGTTCCTGTCACCTGTAAACGGCAGCCGGACTCATTGTGTGATTCCTGGAGATTGAGTGACTGCAAGTGTGCAAATCTGGGAGGGCTTCCTGCCACCAGTGGTCCCTGTGGAATGGCTCTGTTTTTCACAATGGACGCTCATCCGTGTCACTTGGTAGACTTCACAGAATTCTGTTAATATTGGATCACTTCTATCACCCACTCAGAGAGGCTGAAAAATTACCAGAATATTTGAGTCTGTTGACAATCTCTGTCCAGAGACAGGTGATGGAATTATAGGACTATTTGCATCCCACTATACAGCTGcataactttaatatttttcttatcagaAATTGGCCTATGTGAGCCAAGTCCAGTTATTAAATATTAAGCAAGAACAcacttggatatttttttttctagttcaatATATGGAATCTCTGTGGTCCACAGAACCATAATTCACACGGTTTCAGGTTCACTGCATTTTAAGGTAATAATTAAGAATAAGGATCCA encodes:
- the LOC139701605 gene encoding vomeronasal type-1 receptor 90-like — encoded protein: MEKHPELNGVANLRSTFYSEVGIGIVANTLLFLFCVIKFLYDKRLKSTDWIVGLLALTHLPMLLTIGFLAADTLSPQQGLWGDIRCKSVTNWYRLMRGLYISATCLLSVLQAITLSPRSSPLAKFKPKSPQDSMRSLLFLWVFYMSFSAHFSISVVDDSNGTSPNLMFLSDSCTILHRSYFLRHLFTALGAFWDIVLTGLMALSSGYMVIPLCRHKRQCQHLHTTRLSPKASPEKRATRTILLLLGFFILIYLLDCVVSSLRTMWKNDPVCCCI